ACTGTTAGCATCACGGCGCTGATTAAAACCCAGGGTGCTGACAATCAGCTAGTCGGGCAGATGCAGCCCTATCAAAAAGCTAGAACTCTCAACCCGCAACTCGTGGGTCAAGTCATGATCCCGCCATTGGTTGCTCAAATGGGTGATGGCGAAAATAGCGGCATTATGATGAATGAGTTTCCCAGCACGTTCAGAAATGCCTGGTATGACATGAGTGCCCAAAACCAAGGTCACTTTGGTGTTGTCGGCCTCACAGGCACTGAATATCTAGAACTTATAGAGGCAGCAGGTTGCACCCCAGAGGATTATCCGGTTTGTCAAGCCAAGGGACAGCACCGAATTTGGCAGCGAGTTTCCGAAGCAGATACTCCCAAGGCGATCGCGCGGGCCATTACCGAACTCAAGCGAGAAGATTCTAGTTTTCAGGTAGAGGGCGTCTCTTCCGCTCATGCTCTGCGCTGGAGTCAAGGTAACGACCCTGTTTTGGCTTCCATGCAGAAACTCAGTGCGTTGTTTCACCAAACCCTTGATCCCCTCCTGCAAGCTCAATCAAGCAATGGCGAGGCTAACCCTCACACTAATCCGTTAAGTTCTGCTTTGACTCAGCAACCCCGTTATCGTCAAGCCCTCCTTTACAACCTGTTAATCCAAACCAGTTGTTTTAACTACTGGGGTCAGGGGATGTGGACTGACTATGCCCGTACGCTCTATAGTCGGGGGAAAGAGAGTATCTCCAGTCATTTCTAGAGAGTTGCTTAGTTGCGGCTGATTCGATAGAAGTTTGTCGTGGCGATCGCTCTAGCATTTCTTACCCAAAGTTTCTTTCTCGACGGATAAAAAGTTGCAAGGCTAGGTGTTTAGCACTCCATTAAGCTAATTTTTCTCAGGAAAAAATTAGTTGAAATTAGTGATTAGTCTAGAAAAATATCAACTTCAATCTTACTTTGAGGCTGAATTCACTAACCGATCAAAATTTCCGTAGGACTGCATTTTTTTGTATTAATTGCAACAAAATTATTGGACTAATGCAGAGACATTTGAGCGGCTCAAAGTCCTGTTAAATCAAACAATGGTATGGTAAGCTGTACTCGAAGAGTTTTATTCGGTTGTAGGGTTTGTTTTCTCATTTCGACAGGCATCTCTCCGAATTTAAATCTCTGCAATTTCTTTGATTCTGGAGAGTTTCATGTCCATTTACGTTGGTAATCTGTCTTACGATGTCACGCAAGACGATTTAAATGCCGTTTTTGCAGAGTACGGCACTGTTAAGCGAGTTCAACTCCCTTTAGACCGGGAAACGGGTCGCCCCCGTGGTTTTGGTTTTGTCGAAATGTCCACAGAAGCAGAAGAAACCGCAGCAATCGAGGCTCTGGATGGAGCTGAGTGGATGGGTCGCGATCTAAGAGTCAACAAAGCTAAGCCTCGCGAAGAGCGCAGCGGTAGCGGTGGTGGCGGTGGTAGAGGTCGTGACGATCGCAATAGCTGGGGCGGCGGCGGTGGCGGCGGTGGCGGCAGAGGCTACTCCCGGTATTAATCATTTCCTAGAAACTGAAGCACTGGCTTGAGTGGATTGAATTTGCGGTAATCCTGGTAAACAATACTCATCACGATTCAGAGGCAACCTGAGGGATATACAGAATGACCCAAATTGTTCTGGGCGAAAACGAAGGAATTGAGTCAGCGCTACGTCGCTTCAAGCGTCAAGTTTCTAAAGCTGGAATTCTCGCTGATGTGAAGCGTCAACGCTTCTTTGAAACTCCTCAGGACAAGGAGAAGCGTAAAGCGTTAGCCAGACGTCGCAAACATCGCTTTCACTAAACTAGGGCTAGCTAAAGCTAAAGCGAAGAGTTGTCAGTTGGCACTCTTCGCTTTTAGTTTGAGGCGGGCTGAGGCAGAGCTACGACCTGTGGTTGGCTTGCCGCTTGGACAAATGCCTTAAAAATCCTTTGTTGCCCAGAATCTTCTGGGGCAAGTTCTGGATGCCACTGCACCGCGATCGCCCAAGGATGATGCTGATGTTCTAGCGCTTCAATCACACCATCTGGGGCTTGAGCGGCAACGCGCCAACCGGGAGGTGCGCTTCGGGCTGCTTGGTGGTGCCAAGATACTACATTAATTTCTGTTTCTCGATGGAGCAAAGTTGCAAGTCGCGTTCTGGGCACAAGTTGCACGGGGTGCTTGGCACAGTGAGACTGATCGGCTCGGTGAATGACGGTATTGCCAAATTCATCAGGAATGTGAGGAACCAACTGGCCACCGCTCACAACCATAAAAATTTCCAGCCCTCGGCAAATTCCCAACATTGGAATTGACGTTTTCAGAGCTAGGTTAGCAAGTCCAAGTTCAAAGGCATCTCGCTCGGCATTGACGCGATAGATGCTGGGGTGTGATGAACCCTCATACTCGGCTGGGTCAATATCGCCGCCCCCCGAAAAGAGCAGACCATCGACAAAATCGAGGATTCGAGCCTGATGCATTTCACCAGGAGTTAGGAGTACAGGCACACCTCCAGCACGTCTGACCGCATCTATGTAATTGCTGAACAGAGAGTAGTGGCCTGTTTCGTTTTTGCAAGAAGTCGTGATGCCAATAATTGGCGGCTTCGTAATTGAGTTGGGGGATGGAAGAGGGAACAACATGCTGCACAATCATCCTAAGCAAGACAACCAGGAGAGCGCAGTCTTAGAACCAGAGTGCGATCACCCGCTTTATGATCAACCACATTGGGATCATTCACTATTACTAAATTTCCCTAATTTGTTCTAGGAGTTGGCACGATCCCAAACATAATCTTAGGGTCGAAATTTAGGATACTTTAGTTGCCTGAGTTCTAACTGTGTTCAAACTGTCAGACTTGGCTTTAATCTCGCTCTAAACTTCAAGATTCTCTGTTAGCTGACGCGGCTGGAGTGGCAAAGTAGCGATCGCAGGCATTAGAGTCACAGGCAGGATAAGCAGAATGGTAAACAGCCGTGCGCTGCCCAAACAGGGTATAGCGGTTGTCGCGCACTTGTTCGTAGATGCGATCGCCGCTCCACTTTAGACCAGGGAGAGCACGATAGGCAGCCACAAATACATTGCCTAGAGGAAATAATTGACCAATTTCTTCAGCGGCATCACTTCCTTGCCAGCGGCGTTCTGGGGCTTCTGCATCAATTAAGATCATGCCTAGTTCGCAGTCCTGAGGGGTGACGTTCCAGCGCTGCAATGTTTCTGGATCTTGCATGGGAATGTACTGAAAGCGATCGCCTTGGTCTAAGCTTTCTAGAAGTTGTACCAGGGTAACGCAGAGGTTGCATTTGCCGTCATAGATTACGGTGTAGGGCATCAGTTTTTTAGAGAGTTGCCTTTCTATTGTGAATTATTCTCCTCCGTAGAGCAGAAGGCACCTGTACCTAAGAGTTCGGGGATGTCCGGAAATCCAGCCTGTCATCGCTTGCTCAAAATTGACTAGAGTGAGAGAGCTAATCCTTGTTCAATTCGCCTAGATCCGAGCGATCGCCCTTCTGTGACTAATTCGCCCTTTGCTGCCGAACGCCTCCTCTTTACTCCCGCTACACCCAACCCTGACGCGATTCCCACGATCTTTGCCTTCCCTAACGAGTACAACGTCGGCATCACCAGCTTGGGTTATCAAGTCGTTTGGGCCACCTTAGCCGCTCGCTCGGATCTGCAAGTCAGCCGCTTATTTACCGATGTTCACGAACCCCTCCCCTCCCAACCAGAGCTGCTCGGCTTTTCGGTGTCTTGGGAACTGGACTATGTAAATATTTTGAACTTGCTAGAATCCCTCGATATTCCGATTCGGGCTAGCGATCGCACCAACACTCACCCGCTCGTTTTCGGAGGCGGCCCTGTCCTGACGGCAAACCCCGAACCCTTCGCCGACTTCTTTGACGTAGTGCTGCTCGGAGATGGCGAAATTCTGCTGAATACGCTGGTCGCAGCCTACAAAGAAGTGCGAGATAGCGATCGCCCAACTCAACTACGGCACTTGGCCCAAGTTCCAGGGATCTACATTCCTAGCTTGTACGAAGTCACCTACCACAGCCCAGACGGAGCGATCGCCACGATTCAACCCGTTGACTCCACCATTCCTGCTCAGGTCGAAAAGCAAACCTATCGGGGCAATACTCTCTCCGCCTCTACCGTTGTCACCGGAAAAGCTGCTTGGGAAAATATTTATATGGTGGAAGTGGTGCGGAGCTGTCCAGAGATGTGCCGCTTCTGCCTCGCCAGTTACCTGACTTTGCCCTTCCGCACCGCCGATGTGGAAGCGTCATTGATTCCTGCGATCGAACAGGGTCTGACCGTGACCGATCGCCTCGGTTTATTGGGAGCTTCAGTTACCCAACATCCAGAATTTGACTCCTTGTTGGATTACATCAGCCAACCTCAACATGACCAAGTACGGCTGAGCATTGCTTCGGTACGGACCAACACTGTCACCGAGAAACTAGCGCGAACCCTCACTCAGCACGACACCCGCTCCATCACGATTGCGGTGGAAAGCGGCTCAGAGCGATTGCGGCAAATCATCAATAAAAAGCTGCACAACGACGAAATTAACCAGGCAGCGGTGAATGCCAAAGCAGGGGGCTTAAGCAACCTAAAGCTCTACGGTATGGTGGGTGTGCCTGGCGAAGAAACAGATGACCTAGAGCAAACCGTGACGATGCTGCGCGGCCTCAAGAAAGCGGCTCCGGGTGTGCGCCTCACCTTTGGCTGTAGTACCTTTGTGCCCAAGTCCCATACTCCGTTCCAATGGTTTGGCGTGAATCGCCAAGCAGAGAAACGACTGCAATTTCTGCAAAAACACCTGCGATCGCAAGGAATTGACTTCCGACCGGAAAGCTACAACTGGTCGGTGATTCAAGCCTTGATTTCTAGGGGCGATCGCCGTCTCTCTCGCTTATTGGAACTAACTCGTCATTACGGAGACTCCTTGGGCAGCTATCGCCGCGCCTTCAAAGAACTGCGAGGACAGTTACCCGACCTGGAATTTTATGTCCATGCTGATTGGACTCCAGATCTCGTATTGCCTTGGCAGCACTTAAAGGGACCATTACCCCAAAACACGCTGCTGAAGCATTTGGCAACGGCTACCAGTCTATTTAACTGGGAGCACCAAGCCTCACTAGAGCAACAGTTAAGCGTTCCCGCCTAAGACCCTCCTATAGGTAAAATGAGGGTTTTGCGCTGCACCTGAACTCATGCAAAACACAGCTGAATACTTCTGTGCCTTCTGTGGTGAACCTAACTTAACCTTTGTGGACTTCAGCGCTGGAGGACAGCAATCCTACATCGAAGATTGCCAAGTTTGCTGCCGCCCCAATGTGCTTTATGTCCGCATTGATGAAGACACGCTGGATATTGAAATCGACAGCGACTATGAAGGTTAAGCGTTAACGTCGCTCGGCATCAACTCGCTGCGCCACCCCGACAGGCTGGAAACGCTTGGCAAAGTTGATGAATTTGGGGATTTTATCTCCCGTGATATTCAGCACAGGTAAATTGTGAGTTTCCTGCGCAGCATTATTGCCATAGCCAAAACGAATTACGGTACGCTCTTTGCGACCCTGCCCATAGGCATTGACCACATCGCGCACCAAATTGCAGCCCATGACGAAGCGGCCCATGTTGATGTCGCCATTGCCTGCAAAGTAGTTCCACTCCACACTCTGCCAATCGTTAGTGGAGCAGTAGAGATTGGCGACTTCAAACATTTTGGCTAAATGCACATCGTAGCGACGTAAAGAGCCACCATAGGCCGAGCGAGCAGTGTCGCGATCGGGCACGATGAAAATGCCACGAGCTTGCCCTCCTTGGCTGGCTGGCAGGAAACGAATGCTAGCGACGGGAACGGTTGTGTCTGTTGGCGTAGTGGCTGGGGCAATCGAGACAGGCTCGCTCTCACCGCCGATCGCTGACCCAAACCCAGAACTGGGAGCAGGCCGAAATTGCTGAACGGTATCTTGGAAGCGGGCTAAGCGATCGCCTCGCAAGTTCAAGGTGGGGATGTACTCTACTGTCTTAGTTCCCGTAGCCCGATAAGTCATAGTCGTGGGTTCGGAGTTGGTCAGACCATAGGTATCCACCACTTCCTGAGCCAGTTCGCAATTGATCGAGAATTGATCCAAGTTCAGATCGCCATTGTCCCCAACATATTGCCATCGCACTTGTTGAATATGAGGGCGCAACTGGTCGCAGTGGGCAAACGTGACCTCAAACATTTTGGCCATGTGCAGGTTGTAGCGGCTTAGAGCACCACTGGAACCGTTATACAGATTGCGATCAGGCACGATCAGGGTTAACTGCTCCTGACCATTTCTCTGCATGGGTTCAATTTGGATCGCGGTAATGTTCGCGCTGGGACGGGACCAGGCTGGCTGAGTTATTGAGAGCAGACCGAGCGCAGCACAGATAGAGGCACTGATTGTGAGAGATGGTTTAAACATAGGAAGCTTGCCACAGCAAAGCAATAAACAAAGCAACTAAAGCCTGATTGGTAAGTAGCTACAGTCGCGATCGCTATAATTTCCGATCTTGCCATGACCGATGTTACAAAAATTGCAACGGTCGAGATCGGTAGCTTTCAGCATGTCATGGTAAGAGTCAACCGCGTTCGGTCTAGCGATTCTTTTCTACTGCTAAGAGTTTAAGTATGAAATTTGCCTATGCTCTGCCTGCTGCTACATTGCTCCTGGTTGGCACGATAGGAGCGATCGCCCACTTTTCTATTGCTCCATCGGCGAGGTCAGTGCCTCTGCGCCCTACAATCGTGAATCCAACTTCAATGGATAACGCTGCTGAGCCGACACCTACTCCTGCACCCGGTGGTTTATTTGGGCAAAAGGATGGGCAGCAGCAAGCCTTTGTGCTCAAACATACGGAGGTGAAGGCGAGGGTAGCGGGCAATATCTCTCGCGTTGAGGTAACTCAAACCTTTGAGAATCCCTTTAAAGATCCCCTAGAAGCCATCTATGTTTTTCCCCTGCCCGATGAGGCGGCAGTAGATGACATGGAAATCAAAATTGGCGATCGCGTCATCAAAGGAGATATTAAAAAGCGAGAAGAAGCGCAGAAAATCTATGAGCAGGCAAGACAGCAAGGCCGCACCGCAGGGCTATTAGAGCAAGAGCGGGATAATATTTTTACGCAGTCCTTGGCGAATATTCGTCCCGGTGAACGAATTGAAGTCACGATTCGCTACAGCGATAGCCTCAAGTTTGAAGGAGGCGATTACGAATTCGTCTTTCCGATGGTGGTGGGACCGCGCTATATCCCTGGCAACGCGATCGGCAATAGCGGCGATACCGATGTGGTGCCCGATGCTTCTCGGATCACGCCTCCGGTGCTCAAACCGGGTACCCGTTCTGGTCATGATATTGGAGTCACAGTTGAGATTGATGCAGGTGTGTCTGTGCAAGAGGTGCGATCGCCTTCTCACAAACTGAGAGTGGAGCCAGCAGGTAATACAACCAAAGTGCAATTGGTGGCAGAAGACACGATTCCTAACAAAGATCTGATTTTGCGTTATCGGGTAGCGGGCAAAGAGACGCAAGCCACGCTGTTGACGCAAGCCGACGCCCAAGGGGGGCACTTTGCGGTCTATCTCATCCCCGCTGTGCAGTACCGCAGCAATGAGATTGTGCCGAAAGATGTGGTGTTCTTGATGGATACCTCTGGCTCTCAAGAAGGCGATCCGTTGGCGAAGTCGCAAGAACTGATGCGCCGCTTCATCAATGGGCTGAATCCCAACGACACCTTCTCGATTATTGATTTTTCCAATACAACCACCCAGCTCTCTCCCGCACCACTGCCAAACACACCCGCTAATCGCGCTAAGGCGATCGCTTATGTGGACCAACTCAAGGCCAACGGCGGCAGCGAATTGTTGAATGGCATCCAAGCGGTGATGAATTTCCCAGCGGCAGAATCCGGGCGGTTACGCAGCGTCGTGTTGCTCACCGATGGCTACATTGGCAACGAAAATCAGGTGATTGCCGAAGTGCAGCGACAACTCAAGCTAGGGAATCGGCTCTACAGCTTTGGCGTGGGTAGCTCGGTCAATCGCTTCTTGCTCGATCGCTTGGCTGAGGTAGGGCGAGGCACATCTCAAGTGATTCGCCAAGATGAGCCAACTCAGCAAGTATCCGAGAGGTTCTTCCGCCAAATCAACAACCCCGTTCTGACCAACGTTCAAGTCACCTGGCAAGGCTCCGGTGCCGCCCCAGAAATTTATCCCTTAGCAGCTCCTGATTTGTTTGCCAGTCAACCACTGGTGCTGTTTGGACGTAAAAGCGATCGCGCCAGTGGCACTCTGAAAATCACCGGAGTAGCGGCGGGTGGAGAACGTTATGAGAAGACGCTCCAGGTTAACTTTGACCAAGGAGACAACAATCCCGCGATCGCTCAGCTTTGGGGCCGTGCCCGGATCAAAGACTTGATGAACCAAATGTTTGGTGGCGAAACCACGTCTGGCGTGGCCGCAGTTACTGATACAGCCTTGGCTTATCGCTTGCTCTCGCAATATACAGCGTTTGTCGCGATCAGTGATGAGGTGCGAGTCAATCCAGATGGCACTCGCCAGAGGGTACAAGTGCCAGTGGAAATGCCAGAGGGGGTTAGCTACGAAGGTGTCTTTGGGAGCGCTCAAGACGCTGCGATGGGGTCAGGTGCCGCTGTTCCTATGCCTGCGATGGCTCCATCTAGGAGTTTAGCGGGACGACCAGTGGGGAGTAACAACCGAGCAGCAACAGCGAGTCCTCCAGTAGCTAAGACCAGGGTGGCTGCTGAAGCAGAGGCGATCGCTCCTGTACCTAACAATTCTCGCTTGCAAGTCGTAAGTATCACGGGTTTAGATCCAGCCCAAATGCCTGCTCTCTCCCAATATCTACAAAGCCTCAATCTGCCCACTGGGTTTAACGGCGATGTGGTGCTAGAGTTCTCGGTGCAGAATGGTCGAGTCGGTCGCATTTTGTTGGATGACAAGACTTCTACCCTAAAAGAGGCGGCTGTGGTTGATGTGATCAAGCGATCGCTCCAGGGCTGGCAGCCATCGCAAGGTGTGACGGGTAAGGTGCGGGTGACGTTACGGTTGCGTTAGGGTGGATTTAGTTGAGCATTTGTAGCCATCTGCCGTGACTGAGAATCTGCTGGAACTAGCTAAACAAGGGAATCCTGATGCGATCGCTACGTTGATGAATCGGGCTCTGAAGCCGCAGGGGATAACGGCGGCGGTGGAGTTGGTGGGCGATCGCTTGCAGGTGGAGCTGGTGGCGGAGCGGTTACCTAATCAGTCAGTAGCAATAAACTATGTGCGTCGAGGCTTGCTGGCTTTGGGTGTGACAGGGATTCAGCAGGTGCAGGTTTCGGGGAAGCAAGTTGATCAGGTCGCACTGGGTTGGATGGAGGAGTTTGCGATCGCGGAGCAAGCTTCTGTGTCTGATACAAGGACAACAACCGCTATTCCTGCGGCTGCATCTATTGCCAGTTCGCATTCTTTGACTCAGGCTGGTTCTGATCAGAAGCAAAAGTCTGCGGGGACAGGAGAGGTAGGGGCGATCGCGAGTAAAGATGCTTGGTTCGCGGCGAATTTATCTTTGTTGTTTCCTGGTTTGGGCCAAATCTATGTAGGTCAAATAGTTAGGGGATTACTATTCGCGGGGATGGCGATCGCCCTAATTTGGTTGGCTTTTTGGTCAATTTTCAGCCCTGCGGGCAATACGTTAATTGGCTTGAGTTGCATTCTGCCAGTTGTCTTTATCTACATTGTGGATTTGTTTGAAGCGTACCGTGGGGTAACGGGGGGTAGCATTCTAGAACTTCACAAGGAGGATGCGAGCCAAAAAGAGAGTTGGTTGGCTGTTTTTTTGTCGCAACTTTTGCCTGGACTGGGGCAGGTTTACCTTCAGCAAAACCTTCTTGGTACGGTCTTGATAGTAGCCATGATTGTTGCTGCCAGTGGTTTGGTAGGCCTCAAGATTCATGTTTGGCTACCTGCAATGATTACGGGTTTTGCTTGTTATCACGCCTACGCTCACGCACCGAAAAAACCAGCAATCCGAGCACAACAGATTATTGTTTTAGTGATTGCTAGTATTGTTGCAATTCGCTTATTAATGGGAGCAGTTCCGGCATCTCTCCAGCAACGAATTGAGAGGTTTGTAATTCCTAGCAGTTCAATGGAGCCAACGCTACAAGTTAAGGACCGAATCTTTGTTTTAAAGTCTTTAAGATATGTGCCCAAAGATGGTGATCTGGTTGTTTTTCGCCCACTGCAAAGAAGTTCCACAGACAGGCCAATGAAAGATAAGTTTTTTGTCAAACGAGTGATTGGTACGCCGGGGGAAACAATTCAAGTCAAAGATGGTAAGGTCTATCGCAATGACCAGCCTTTACAGGAGAGCTATATTTCTGAGCCTCCTGCTTACGAATGGGGACCAGAGGTAGTGCCTAACGATGCCTACCTAGTCTTAGGAGATAATCGTAACGATAGTTTTGATTCTCATGTTTGGGGATTTCTTCCGGACAGAAATATTGTGGGTAGAGCGTACAAAATCTACTGGCCACCCGCTAGAATTCGACCTCTAAACCAGCAGTAAGTCTATTGCTCACTGGTTGATGCAATTAGTCCTAATAATTCAGATTCAGTGAGTTGAGGAATACCTAGAGATTGAGCTTTTTCTAGCTTTGACCCAGCGTTTTCTCCAGCAACCAAATAGTCAGTTTTTGCACTCACGGAATCGGTGACTTTACCTCCGGCTTGCTGAATCATAGCTTTAGCTTCATCGCGCTTGAGTGTGGGTAGGGTACCTGTGATCACGAATGTTTTGCCTGCTAAAGCTTGATTTCCGCTAGTGGGTTGAGCAGTACCTTCCTCGGCAAACTGGAGTCCGGCGGCACGTAAGCGCTCAATTAGGGTTTGGTTGGCGGGAATGCGGAACCACTGATGTACGGCTTGGGCGATTTCGGAGCCGATGCCATAGACGCTCGCGATCGCACTCACCTCAGCACTCGCTAACTGTTCGACGCTGGGAAACTGAGCGGTGAGGGTTTGAGCATTGACGCTACCGACATGACGGATGCCCAAGCCGTAGAGGACACGGAACCAAGGTTGGGCTTTGGAATGGGCGATCGCGTTGACGAGTTTCTGAGCGGATTTCTGCCCCATGCGCTCTAGCGTCATCAGCCGCTCTGTGGTGAGGTCGTAGAGATCGGCGACGGAATGCACCAAGCCATGTTCGACAAACTGCTGTACTAGTTTCTCGCCCAAGCCGTTGATATCCAAAGCATCGCGGCTGGCCCAGTGAATCAAGGCTCCACGCAGAATCGCGGGGCAAGAGGCATTAATGCAGCGGGTGACAGCTTCAGTTTCAGGCTTAACCACGGGTTGACCACACTCTGGGCAGTGAGTCGGCATGGTGAAGGAGCGGGCATCGGCGGGGCGCAGTTCCTTCAGCACTCGCACCACTTCGGGGATGATCTCGCCTGCCTTGCGGACAATTACGGTGTCGCCAATGTGGATGTCGAGTTCGGCAATGCGATCGCGGTTGTGGAGTGTGGCACGAGAAACGGTGGTACCTGCCAGTTGCACAGGCTTGAGTTCGGCAACGGGGGTGATGGCTCCGGTGCGACCGACGTTGACGCTAATATTTTCCAGCAGTGTGGGAGCTTCCTCGGCAGGATACTTGAGTGCGATCGCCCAACGGGGAAATTTTTGGGTAAATCCGAGCTGGGTTTGCAGGTCAAAAGAGTTGATTTTGATCACTACGCCGTCGGTCATGTAGGGCAACTCCACCCGCTCGGTAGACCAGCGATCGCAGTAAGCTTTCACGGCTTCTAGGTTGGGGCAGCGATCGCGGTTGGGGTTAACGCGGAATCCCACTTGTTGCAGCCATTCCAGAGCTTCCCATTGGCTTTGAATTTGGAAGGGATGAGCAACTTCCCCTTGAGCGGAGGCATCGGGGATGTGTAGGGTGTAGGCAAAGAAGTCTAAGCGGCGCTTGGCGACGATGCGCGAGTCGAGTTGGCGCAAAGTTCCAGCAGCGGCGTTGCGGGGGTTGGCAAATGCGGCTTCGCCTGCTTGGGCGCGTTCTTGGTTGATCTGCTCGAACACGTCCAGCGGTAAGAAGGCTTCGCCTCGCACTTCGACTGAAGGGGGTGGGTTATCGAGGTTGAGCCGTAGGGGAATGGAGCGAATGGTTTTGATGTTTTGGGTGATCTCTTCGCCAGAGATGCCATCGCCACGGGTGGCACCGCGTACTAGCAAGCCATTTTCGTAAGTCAGGGCGATCGCGTTACCGTCGATTTTCAGTTCACACACATATTCTGCGGCACCGACATCTGGCGCAACTCGCCGCCAGCGCTCTTGCCAAGTGTTCAAATCAGCATTGCCAAAGGCATTTTCTAAGCTGTAGAGCGGGACGTTGTGGCGGACGGAGGTGAATTG
This DNA window, taken from Trichocoleus sp. FACHB-46, encodes the following:
- a CDS encoding RNA-binding protein; the encoded protein is MSIYVGNLSYDVTQDDLNAVFAEYGTVKRVQLPLDRETGRPRGFGFVEMSTEAEETAAIEALDGAEWMGRDLRVNKAKPREERSGSGGGGGRGRDDRNSWGGGGGGGGGRGYSRY
- the rpsU gene encoding 30S ribosomal protein S21; this translates as MTQIVLGENEGIESALRRFKRQVSKAGILADVKRQRFFETPQDKEKRKALARRRKHRFH
- a CDS encoding gamma-glutamyl-gamma-aminobutyrate hydrolase family protein codes for the protein MLFPLPSPNSITKPPIIGITTSCKNETGHYSLFSNYIDAVRRAGGVPVLLTPGEMHQARILDFVDGLLFSGGGDIDPAEYEGSSHPSIYRVNAERDAFELGLANLALKTSIPMLGICRGLEIFMVVSGGQLVPHIPDEFGNTVIHRADQSHCAKHPVQLVPRTRLATLLHRETEINVVSWHHQAARSAPPGWRVAAQAPDGVIEALEHQHHPWAIAVQWHPELAPEDSGQQRIFKAFVQAASQPQVVALPQPASN
- a CDS encoding thiol-disulfide oxidoreductase DCC family protein, with amino-acid sequence MPYTVIYDGKCNLCVTLVQLLESLDQGDRFQYIPMQDPETLQRWNVTPQDCELGMILIDAEAPERRWQGSDAAEEIGQLFPLGNVFVAAYRALPGLKWSGDRIYEQVRDNRYTLFGQRTAVYHSAYPACDSNACDRYFATPAASANRES
- a CDS encoding radical SAM protein, translating into MTNSPFAAERLLFTPATPNPDAIPTIFAFPNEYNVGITSLGYQVVWATLAARSDLQVSRLFTDVHEPLPSQPELLGFSVSWELDYVNILNLLESLDIPIRASDRTNTHPLVFGGGPVLTANPEPFADFFDVVLLGDGEILLNTLVAAYKEVRDSDRPTQLRHLAQVPGIYIPSLYEVTYHSPDGAIATIQPVDSTIPAQVEKQTYRGNTLSASTVVTGKAAWENIYMVEVVRSCPEMCRFCLASYLTLPFRTADVEASLIPAIEQGLTVTDRLGLLGASVTQHPEFDSLLDYISQPQHDQVRLSIASVRTNTVTEKLARTLTQHDTRSITIAVESGSERLRQIINKKLHNDEINQAAVNAKAGGLSNLKLYGMVGVPGEETDDLEQTVTMLRGLKKAAPGVRLTFGCSTFVPKSHTPFQWFGVNRQAEKRLQFLQKHLRSQGIDFRPESYNWSVIQALISRGDRRLSRLLELTRHYGDSLGSYRRAFKELRGQLPDLEFYVHADWTPDLVLPWQHLKGPLPQNTLLKHLATATSLFNWEHQASLEQQLSVPA
- a CDS encoding CPXCG motif-containing cysteine-rich protein, which translates into the protein MQNTAEYFCAFCGEPNLTFVDFSAGGQQSYIEDCQVCCRPNVLYVRIDEDTLDIEIDSDYEG
- a CDS encoding VIT domain-containing protein, encoding MKFAYALPAATLLLVGTIGAIAHFSIAPSARSVPLRPTIVNPTSMDNAAEPTPTPAPGGLFGQKDGQQQAFVLKHTEVKARVAGNISRVEVTQTFENPFKDPLEAIYVFPLPDEAAVDDMEIKIGDRVIKGDIKKREEAQKIYEQARQQGRTAGLLEQERDNIFTQSLANIRPGERIEVTIRYSDSLKFEGGDYEFVFPMVVGPRYIPGNAIGNSGDTDVVPDASRITPPVLKPGTRSGHDIGVTVEIDAGVSVQEVRSPSHKLRVEPAGNTTKVQLVAEDTIPNKDLILRYRVAGKETQATLLTQADAQGGHFAVYLIPAVQYRSNEIVPKDVVFLMDTSGSQEGDPLAKSQELMRRFINGLNPNDTFSIIDFSNTTTQLSPAPLPNTPANRAKAIAYVDQLKANGGSELLNGIQAVMNFPAAESGRLRSVVLLTDGYIGNENQVIAEVQRQLKLGNRLYSFGVGSSVNRFLLDRLAEVGRGTSQVIRQDEPTQQVSERFFRQINNPVLTNVQVTWQGSGAAPEIYPLAAPDLFASQPLVLFGRKSDRASGTLKITGVAAGGERYEKTLQVNFDQGDNNPAIAQLWGRARIKDLMNQMFGGETTSGVAAVTDTALAYRLLSQYTAFVAISDEVRVNPDGTRQRVQVPVEMPEGVSYEGVFGSAQDAAMGSGAAVPMPAMAPSRSLAGRPVGSNNRAATASPPVAKTRVAAEAEAIAPVPNNSRLQVVSITGLDPAQMPALSQYLQSLNLPTGFNGDVVLEFSVQNGRVGRILLDDKTSTLKEAAVVDVIKRSLQGWQPSQGVTGKVRVTLRLR
- the lepB gene encoding signal peptidase I, producing MTENLLELAKQGNPDAIATLMNRALKPQGITAAVELVGDRLQVELVAERLPNQSVAINYVRRGLLALGVTGIQQVQVSGKQVDQVALGWMEEFAIAEQASVSDTRTTTAIPAAASIASSHSLTQAGSDQKQKSAGTGEVGAIASKDAWFAANLSLLFPGLGQIYVGQIVRGLLFAGMAIALIWLAFWSIFSPAGNTLIGLSCILPVVFIYIVDLFEAYRGVTGGSILELHKEDASQKESWLAVFLSQLLPGLGQVYLQQNLLGTVLIVAMIVAASGLVGLKIHVWLPAMITGFACYHAYAHAPKKPAIRAQQIIVLVIASIVAIRLLMGAVPASLQQRIERFVIPSSSMEPTLQVKDRIFVLKSLRYVPKDGDLVVFRPLQRSSTDRPMKDKFFVKRVIGTPGETIQVKDGKVYRNDQPLQESYISEPPAYEWGPEVVPNDAYLVLGDNRNDSFDSHVWGFLPDRNIVGRAYKIYWPPARIRPLNQQ